From the Paenibacillus sp. R14(2021) genome, the window ACCGGGTGGCGGGAACAAGTATGCGGCAGTACTTCAGCTCGAATGATCGGGTACTTTCTTGGCGGCATTATGCTGCTGCATGTCGTTAAGCTTGAATTTGGAAACGATTGGGTTGTAACTGGGAGTGCCGGTCTGGCCGTAGGCACGGCGCTTGTTCTACTGATGGCCACTCGTCAGATGGGAAGCATTCTCTTCGTGTTGTTTTCTTCTTTGCTCACTGGATTTATGTGGATGTGGATGCATTATATTTACAGCATGGATCCCGTGTTTATCGTCCTGCATCCCGTATGGGACGGTCCTATCTTAGCTGGCTTGTTCGCCGGCTTGCTCGCTGACCGGTTTCGATCCCAGTTTGTAATTGCGGTGCTAGGTGCTGTAATGTCCGTCAGCGACTATTATTTAGGTCAGCCGTCGCATGCCGAAACACTGCAAATCGGATCGCTTGCCTGGTGGGACGGACTCGTAATCGCTTTAACGGCAGCGAGATTGACGGGCAATGTGAAAGGATGGCTGAAGCGAAGAGCGATGGATTGGATGGATAACCGATCCGGTGAACAAGGAGGGAGCTCGTAAATAATGTGGGAACATTTGTGGACGCATTTGAAGTCTGGGCAGCCGCATCATGTTCTTTATGGCATTATGCTTGGCGTTGCCTTTGGTCTATGCGCTCGATTGATGATGCTAAGAACAGACTATCGGCAGTATCCAACTTATCCGCATGGCCGAATCATCCACGTGTCGCTCGGCGTGATCGCGGCATCGCTTGGCGCTGTTGCAATTCCGGCGTTGTATAAGAAAGATTTTACAGCGATTACGTTTCTAACACTGGCCGCCCAGCAATTCCGAGATGTCCGCAAGATGGAAAGAGATACATTGTCCAAAATCGACAGCATGGAGCTAGTATCGCGTGGTTCGACATATATTGAGGGCATCGCTATGGTGTTTGAAGGCCGCAACTACCTAGTTATTTTCTCCTCATTGCTAACGAGCCTTGCTTCTCTCTCGCTAGGACTTCCCTTTGGTGTCATTATGGGATTCCTGACCTTGTTTCTTGTTTACCGGCTGAAGTCGGGTAAATCGGTTTCCCATATTGCCAAAGCAGAGATTGTGAACGTGAAGATCGACGGTCCGGATTTGTTCGTCGGCGACATCTATATCATGAACGTGGGGCTGTCTGCCAACCAGCAAATCATTGCGGATCGCGGCCTCGGCATCATTCTCACACCTTTTAATGCGAATGGCAAAGCCACGCTCAGCAATTTGGGCCAGCGTCAGGCAATATTGTTTGATGTATCGACGATTCTTGGCGTATACAGGGATGACGGCGAGCCTGCGCTGGTCCCGGTCGCGAAGCTCGATATGAAGGACGGGCGATTGGCGGTTTTCCTGCTCCCGCAGGAGAAGGACGCGGAGAAGGCGAAAGCGATCGTGGAGAAAGTGCCGATATTAGAATCCGCGGTACGGATGCCAACGGAGGCAAGCGTGAATCAGAACAAGGAGGGACAGCAGCATGGCTAAAATCGTGGCGATCGTGGCGACTGAGCATGACCGGGTTGGCGGCGGTGCTCCGATATTCGTGGAATCCGACAAGGACAAACGAGAAACGACAGCATTCCTCCTTGAGAAAATCTTAGATGCAAGCGCACATGATTTAAAGAACGGCAGCTTCATCTTGGTGGATCGCCGCCAGTAATGAAATGTTAGCCAATCCCGTAGTTTTTTGCTATGATGGTAGGCGTGAGTGTGGAGTATGCCCTTTCATGACTCCGCTGCAATCTTACTGGGATTACATGAATCCCGCCAATTTAAACGGGTCTAGCCCGTTTCTTTATTGAGGAGTGAAACTATGTCTAAACCCATTATCGCCATCGTTGGGCGGCCTAACGTGGGTAAGTCTACAATATTCAACCGGGTGATCGGTGACCGGCTGGCCATTGTAGAAGACAAGCCTGGTGTTACCCGTGACCGATTGTACGGTTCGGGCGAATGGAATGGTCGTGCTTTCAGTATTGTGGATACTGGAGGTATCGAGATTGACGGAGAAGATGAGATCATGAAGTCCGTCCGTATGCAGGCGGAACTGGCGATTGAAGAAGCCGACGTCATCATTTTCATGGTCGATGCCAAAGCCGGGCTGACCCATGCGGATGACGAAGTGGCCCAAATGCTGCTTCGTTCGCGTAAGCCGATTGTCGTCGCAGTAAATAAAGTCGATAATTTGAACCGTAGAGACGATATCTACGAATTCTATAACCTTGGTTTCGGCGATCCTATCGCGATTTCCGGCTCGCACGGCATGGGAATCGGCGATCTTCTGGATGCAGCCGTAGAGAAGCTTCCCGAGATAGAAGAAGAACACTACGACGATGATGTCATTCGCGTTGCGCTTATCGGACGCCCGAACGTAGGCAAGTCCTCGCTCGTGAATGCATTACTCGGTGAAGAGCGCGTTATTGTGAGCGACGTTGCGGGCACTACCCGTGATGCGATCGATACACCGTTCGAACGAGACGGCCAGAAGTACGTCCTGATCGATACGGCAGGTATGCGCAAGCGCGGCAAGGTGTACGAAACGACGGAGAAATACAGCGTCATGCGCGCATTGAAAGCGATCGAACGCGCTGATGTCGTCCTCGTGCTGATTAATGGGGAAGAGGGCATCATCGAGCAGGACAAGCATATTGCCGGTTACGCGCATGAAGCGGGCAAAGCCGCGGTCTTCGTCGTCAACAAATGGGATGTCGTCGAGAAGGACGATAAGACAATGCAGCATTTCGAACAGAAGATTCGGGATCACTTCCTGTTCATGACGTACGCGCCGATTATTTTCTTGTCCGCATTGACCAAATCCCGTCTGCATAAGCTTCTGCCCGTCGTATGCCATGTTTCGGAGCAGCATGCGCTGCGTATTCCGACGCATTTGCTCAACGATGTCGTATCGGATGCCATCGCATTCAATCCACCGCCGTCGGACAAAGGCAAGCGTCTGCGTATCAACTACGCCACTCAGGTGGCCGTGAAGCCGCCGACGATCGTGCTGTTTGCTAATGATCCGGATATGATGCACTTCTCATATGAACGGTATTTGGAGAACAAGATCCGCGCAGCCTTCCACTTCGAGGGAACACCGGTTCGCATCTTCTCCCGGAAGAAATCGGACGAAGAATAGTGTTGCCCAAGCAAGATAGAACGGTTGGAGTTTCAGACGAAGCTGGTGTTCCTATTGGGGCACCAGCTTCCCTATAGTAACGGCCGATTAGGAGCCGCAATCATGCGGCGCACCAGGTCAAGTTGAAAGAGGCGAAATGATCGTGTTTACCGTGCTTGCAGTACTCATCAGTTATTTATTAGGGTCGGTTTCATTTAGTATTTTAATTGCCAAATGGGTCAAAGGCATTGACATCCGCAATTTCGGAAGCGGTAATGCAGGCGCTACGAATACGCTACGCGTATTAGGCAAAGGACCTGGCATCACGGTATTCCTGCTTGATATCGCCAAAGGCGTCGCGGCTGTATTCATCGGCCTCTATATGGCCGGGGGTGATTGGGGGCCGGTTCTTTGCGGCTTGGCTGCCATCGCTGGGCATAACTGGCCGATATGGTTTGGCTTCAAAGGCGGCAAAGGCATTGCTACGACGGTTGGTGTCATGGCAACGCTCGCTATCATTCCGACACTGATTGCCGGATTGGTTGCCATCCTCTCGATCATCATTACAAGGTTCGTATCACTTGGTTCGCTTATTTTTGCGCTGCTGGTGCCGATTTTCATCTGGAATTTCGGAGATAAGCCGCAATCCTATGTTTGGGCCGGTATGGTGATTTGTTTGCTGGCGTTCGTGCGTCACCGTACGAACATCGTTAAGCTGCTTCAAGGGAAAGAGAACAAACTTGGTGCCAGAAAAGGGTAAGGAGGCGCGGACATGACGAAACGCAAAGCGGCTGTGCTCGTTGCTGGCAGCTGGGGGACGGCACTTGCTGCAGTGCTTGCCGACAATAATTACGAGGTCGCCTTATGGTCGCGCAACGGGTCACAAGTAGATGAGATCAATACGCATCATACGAACAGTCGCTTCCTGAATGAAGCGGTGCTTCCGGATGCGATCAAGGCCGTAACCGATATGAAGCAGGCGCTTAGCGGGGCGGAACTGGTGCTCTTCGCCGCGCCGTCCGCCGCCATGCGGGAAGTGGCGAAGCAGGCAGCGCCTTACATAGAACCGAATACGTGGGTCGTACATGCCACGAAGGGCTTTGAATCCGTCACCTTCAAACGAATGACGACTGTGCTGGCCGAAGAGTTAGGCATCAGTATAAATCGGCTAGTCGTCTTGTCTGGTCCAAGCCACGCGGAGGAAGTCGTCCGCAAGCTGCCGACGACCGTCGTAGTAGCATCGTCCAGCATAGAAGCCGCCGAACAAGTGCAGGATGCGTTCATCACGAACTACTTTCGCGTCTACACGAATAAGGACGTGGTTGGCGTCGAGGTTGCCGGCGCGATTAAGAACATCATTGCGCTTGGCGCTGGGCTGACAGATGGGCTTGGATTCGGTGACAATGCCAAGGCAGCGCTGCTTACGCGCGGCTTGGCGGAAATCAGCCGGCTTGGCGCAGCGATGGGCGCTAATCCGCTGACGTTCGCCGGCTTGGCCGGCGTCGGCGATTTGGTCGTCACCTGTACGAGCAAGCACAGCCGGAATTGGCGCGCCGGCGCTATGCTGGCGGAAGGGCTGTCTCTTGATGAAGTACTGGCCCGAATGGGCATGGTCGTGGAGGGCGTTCGCACGACGAGCGCCGCTCGCGAACTTTCCCGTCAATTCGGCGTGGAAATGCCCATTACCGAGCAGCTCTTCGAGGTGCTTTTCCAAAATAAACAGCCAAGAAGCGCGGTGGAATCGCTGATGGGCAGAGGCCGCACGCACGAAACCGAAGAGATTGCGGGCATATAGCCTGCACCATCATTGGCCCTCTTTCATAAGATGCTAGCAGCACCCTTTGGGGGCAGGCGAACACGAGTTTTTACCCGGTAAAAACTTGGAGGAGGGAAAAAATGAGCGGTAAGAAGGATCTGTCCAAGGATGTTCTGAGCGCTGTCAATAAAAAGACCGGCAAGATCGTGACCGAGAATGCGGTCAAGAAGCTTGCAAGCGGCGTGACTGCAGATACGATGCAGGATGAGGATGAGCTGCGCAAGCTGATCCAATCCGTATCGGCTATGGCGAAAGTACCGGTGTCGGAGAAAACGATCAACGACATCGTAGGCGCCGTCAAGAAGAGCGGCATGAATATGGGCAACATGGAAATGCTGATGAAGCTGATGCTTAAGAAGTAATAGCAGGACTTCCGCATGAAGCGAACGGCATTGCAGCAGCAAGCGCCTCGCTTTGCCGGAAGTCTTTTTCTTGTCACCCTTATATTCGAAGCGCTGTAAAAGTAGCCCTTTCATCCGACCTAATGGTATAATAGAACGAATAATGGGTGTACAAGGTGGTAATGATCAGAATGGATCCGATGATGAAAATGTGGGTGTCTTTCGTAGGCATCGGTTTGATGGCGCTGGCAGCGGTCATGATAACGCTGGCGAGATTTAAGACGAAGGGCTTTCTGCGGATTGCTTTGTCGTCGACGGCGTTTTTGTTTCTGGTGGTCGGCGGTTTACTCGGACTTATCTCCATCACTTAAGCACAAGCAGCTTCATACACAATCAGTGGTGTAGAAAGGACGTTAATCGATGCTGGAATTGAAAAGCCGTACAAGGAGCATTACCGTTGAAGCCGAAGAAGGTTTTACGCTGCTCGATGCAGCAATTAAGCACAATTTGGACTGGGCGTTCTCCTGCACGCGCGGAACTTGTGCCAGATGCCGCTGCCTGATTGAAGAAGGGGCGGAATTTCTGGAAGAGGTGACCGACGAGGAATGGGATCGTTTGGAACCGCAAGAGCTGGAAGAAGGGTACCGATTGGGCTGCCAAGCTGTCATCAAATCCGGTTCAGGCTCCATAAAAGCTGTCAACCGGCCGTATTTTTGATGAGTGGACTGGAGTCCATGCGGGAACATGAGCAGCTCCTGCGCGCACTTGAAATCGTTGCAGGCGCGGCGGCTCCAACCGCCGCACCATGGCTGATCGGCGGCAGTAC encodes:
- a CDS encoding YIEGIA family protein, which encodes MWEHLWTHLKSGQPHHVLYGIMLGVAFGLCARLMMLRTDYRQYPTYPHGRIIHVSLGVIAASLGAVAIPALYKKDFTAITFLTLAAQQFRDVRKMERDTLSKIDSMELVSRGSTYIEGIAMVFEGRNYLVIFSSLLTSLASLSLGLPFGVIMGFLTLFLVYRLKSGKSVSHIAKAEIVNVKIDGPDLFVGDIYIMNVGLSANQQIIADRGLGIILTPFNANGKATLSNLGQRQAILFDVSTILGVYRDDGEPALVPVAKLDMKDGRLAVFLLPQEKDAEKAKAIVEKVPILESAVRMPTEASVNQNKEGQQHG
- a CDS encoding 2Fe-2S iron-sulfur cluster-binding protein, with amino-acid sequence MLELKSRTRSITVEAEEGFTLLDAAIKHNLDWAFSCTRGTCARCRCLIEEGAEFLEEVTDEEWDRLEPQELEEGYRLGCQAVIKSGSGSIKAVNRPYF
- a CDS encoding DUF2768 family protein, with protein sequence MDPMMKMWVSFVGIGLMALAAVMITLARFKTKGFLRIALSSTAFLFLVVGGLLGLISIT
- the plsY gene encoding glycerol-3-phosphate 1-O-acyltransferase PlsY, whose protein sequence is MVFTVLAVLISYLLGSVSFSILIAKWVKGIDIRNFGSGNAGATNTLRVLGKGPGITVFLLDIAKGVAAVFIGLYMAGGDWGPVLCGLAAIAGHNWPIWFGFKGGKGIATTVGVMATLAIIPTLIAGLVAILSIIITRFVSLGSLIFALLVPIFIWNFGDKPQSYVWAGMVICLLAFVRHRTNIVKLLQGKENKLGARKG
- the der gene encoding ribosome biogenesis GTPase Der, which encodes MSKPIIAIVGRPNVGKSTIFNRVIGDRLAIVEDKPGVTRDRLYGSGEWNGRAFSIVDTGGIEIDGEDEIMKSVRMQAELAIEEADVIIFMVDAKAGLTHADDEVAQMLLRSRKPIVVAVNKVDNLNRRDDIYEFYNLGFGDPIAISGSHGMGIGDLLDAAVEKLPEIEEEHYDDDVIRVALIGRPNVGKSSLVNALLGEERVIVSDVAGTTRDAIDTPFERDGQKYVLIDTAGMRKRGKVYETTEKYSVMRALKAIERADVVLVLINGEEGIIEQDKHIAGYAHEAGKAAVFVVNKWDVVEKDDKTMQHFEQKIRDHFLFMTYAPIIFLSALTKSRLHKLLPVVCHVSEQHALRIPTHLLNDVVSDAIAFNPPPSDKGKRLRINYATQVAVKPPTIVLFANDPDMMHFSYERYLENKIRAAFHFEGTPVRIFSRKKSDEE
- a CDS encoding stage VI sporulation protein F → MSGKKDLSKDVLSAVNKKTGKIVTENAVKKLASGVTADTMQDEDELRKLIQSVSAMAKVPVSEKTINDIVGAVKKSGMNMGNMEMLMKLMLKK
- a CDS encoding NAD(P)H-dependent glycerol-3-phosphate dehydrogenase, which translates into the protein MTKRKAAVLVAGSWGTALAAVLADNNYEVALWSRNGSQVDEINTHHTNSRFLNEAVLPDAIKAVTDMKQALSGAELVLFAAPSAAMREVAKQAAPYIEPNTWVVHATKGFESVTFKRMTTVLAEELGISINRLVVLSGPSHAEEVVRKLPTTVVVASSSIEAAEQVQDAFITNYFRVYTNKDVVGVEVAGAIKNIIALGAGLTDGLGFGDNAKAALLTRGLAEISRLGAAMGANPLTFAGLAGVGDLVVTCTSKHSRNWRAGAMLAEGLSLDEVLARMGMVVEGVRTTSAARELSRQFGVEMPITEQLFEVLFQNKQPRSAVESLMGRGRTHETEEIAGI